The sequence GCCGTGAAACTTCGTCCTTGACTTCCGGCGGACACTCCTCCTCCTCGGAGTCGTCGTCCTCGGCCTCGAGGCTCTGGCCAGCTTGCTGCAGAAGCTGCCTACTCAATTCTGTAATTCTCTCTAGTGCACTTGTTGCAGCTTCAACTTCGAGTTGAGCTGCTTCTAGTTGCAGTTGCTCGATCGCGAGTTCACCGACGCTTTTGTCTCCAATTCTCTCCTGTGATAATGCATAGAGCTGTTGCAGATCATCTCTATCCTGCATCAGCCCCTCTCGTAGTTCTGTTATTTCCTTCTCTTTAGCATCCAGTTTTCTGATTGCGGCATTGAGCTCTTCACCTTTCATGATGAGATGCTTGTTTACTGCAAGGATTTCCATTTCCTTTGCTCTGAGGCTTTCTCGGGTGAAGCTGAGTTCGGTTTCAAGCTGTTTCACCTGCTGCTTAGAACTATCAGCCGGCCTATCTAGCGAAGGGGATGACAGACCGTAGTTATTCTCATCAGCCGGGGTTAGTGCGTAATGGCCTTCGCGGTTGAGTGATAGAACCACTTCATTGGTGAGATCTACAATCTTTCCCACCACAGCCTCAGCTTCAGAGGATTTTGACTGTGCATTGCTTAGTTCGTGTTGCATTGTTAGGACGTGTTCATCCTTCTCCTTGAGCTTGGAGACAGCTGCAATGAGCTCCTCTTCTCGGCTGGACAAGATCCCTTTTAGTTGAGCAATCTCGTGACTGAGTTCCTCCAGCGTCTCTCTTGCATCTGAGAGTTCCAAATTTTTCTGGTCCAGTATGAGTTGAAGGGAGACGTGTTCGGACTTTAAATGCTGGATCTTTAATCTTGCTTCTACCAGTTCCGACTCTTTAGCTTCGAGAAGAGTCTGTGATTGTTCAAATGCAGCAGTCTTGCAGTCTATTTCCTGGCGGAGAGCTGAGAGTTCGGAAACTGATTGTTTCAAAGACGCGCTCTCTTTATCTAACTTCGTCTGTAGCTCAGCAACGAGCTCTTTTTCCAATGATAGATCTCTTTTAAGCTCCTCGTTTTGAGCTTCAGCCACCCTTAGCTTCGCTCTCTCACTCTCCATTTCTACTTTGGCATCTCTCAAACTTGGCAAATAAGACATAATGCTCTGCCTTAGCTCTTCGAGTTCATTAAGCTGTTTTTCCAACAGTTGATCTTGAATTTCCATTTTCTCTCTGGAGGAAACCAAAACTTTTTGAGAAGAAACTAGCTCGCATTTCACGTCCGAGATAAGTTTCTTCACTCTCCCAAACTCATCTATAGATGAATTTGCTTCCCCAACATGCTTGAATGT comes from Salvia miltiorrhiza cultivar Shanhuang (shh) chromosome 3, IMPLAD_Smil_shh, whole genome shotgun sequence and encodes:
- the LOC131015558 gene encoding uncharacterized protein LOC131015558, whose product is MALSASIPLASSPQLSQLCHSSPKWKQKRVEFLKPRRREPQLWWTVKSVLNSRRPFSISDNGASEPARVLLERLFAETQKLEEQIGRDPRSPHVAELGVDLGKLESDLQAALVALKIKEEDLQDAERKVVSEFNEINLARKDLERREEEMAAATLKQGKLEEELRLANIELASQALEISDLKLQLKERDDEISASQLALSVKEEEIAKMKQELMEKTDGAANAESQLRFKSRLLDEANEVMEKQAVELQQLQRVIREKEEELGSSILMQKSESEKLKIAEANLEKQTMDWLIAQEELRKLAEETFKHVGEANSSIDEFGRVKKLISDVKCELVSSQKVLVSSREKMEIQDQLLEKQLNELEELRQSIMSYLPSLRDAKVEMESERAKLRVAEAQNEELKRDLSLEKELVAELQTKLDKESASLKQSVSELSALRQEIDCKTAAFEQSQTLLEAKESELVEARLKIQHLKSEHVSLQLILDQKNLELSDARETLEELSHEIAQLKGILSSREEELIAAVSKLKEKDEHVLTMQHELSNAQSKSSEAEAVVGKIVDLTNEVVLSLNREGHYALTPADENNYGLSSPSLDRPADSSKQQVKQLETELSFTRESLRAKEMEILAVNKHLIMKGEELNAAIRKLDAKEKEITELREGLMQDRDDLQQLYALSQERIGDKSVGELAIEQLQLEAAQLEVEAATSALERITELSRQLLQQAGQSLEAEDDDSEEEECPPEVKDEVSRLLSLTQHLVKEASIAGKPIEAV